The region ACTTCTTAGCCTTCTCAGCTGCCTCCTCATTTGCCTTCTGCAGGTATATCTATTGCAAAAGTTTGGTTTatcaaataaaggaaaaatgttgaatttattcatttatacTAATAATATATACAATTGACCTTCTCATAACTAATATTGTAGTacgtctaaaaaaaaaaaaaacttttaactatcaaaattaCTGATTAATAAAATCTGCAGTTGAATTTCAGAAATTTTTTAATCTACAATACTTCTACCCAAAAACTAGTCCATGCAGAAAACTTTCAACTCTTATTAACCTTTCAAAATATAGAAATGACACAAAATTACATACTCTAAACTTatattaagaaatttttttttaaaactttaatgTGTTTTCCCAATAGAGAAGGCCGAATATTTTTTGCTAGTTCAATTTGTGCCTTATCCTCCCTTGTAACAGGTTGCACAAGTAACCAATGAAGTTATAGTTGTGGCCGTGTCTTCCTTAAAACAATAATTGATCGATCTTGGTATACAATCTATGAAAGAAAAACTTGAATCAAGTACTGTAGCAAGGTATagataggaaaagaaaaatgtaatggatgagtgaaaaaaaaaaaaaaaaaaagatgtcgAGCACCAACCTGCGCATTACCGATGAAGTACAAAAGCATTAGCAAACCATAGATCGAAATAAAAGTTGCGAAGCAGTTTTCCCAGAAATAAGAACTTGTTTGAAGGTTTTGACCAAGAGAACTACAAAAATTGGACAACTATATTAATTATGTATGAGATATATAATAATTAACCCAATTTAATTATCGATAACATGCAAACACTGATAAAAACTATTCGATCTGGAGCGACAAATTAAGAGTCCAATATGTATGTGCAAACCTCAAATTTCGCAAGCCCCACCAGAAGCAATGCATGATCTTTTGTGGAATATTTTCGGACGACACAATACCAGATTGAAGGGCCTCAAGGAATATTCCAAAATTAAAGATCGTTGTATTTGATGTTTGTATAGGGCAAGAATCATCTATTAATgttatgttatttttgaaaGGATCACATTTAAAAGAACTTGGAGTATTTCTCTTATGATTTTCATAGGCTATGTGCCAGCAAGCCGTCTCTCGTTCGATAGAGAAAAAGTACCAAAAGCCACCAAGTACCTAAAAGACCAGCAAGACTTTTAAAGATGAGTAAATTTTGCAAATATATATGCTAGATTgctaaaacaaagaaaataataatacaaaaaaaaaaaaatgggggggggggggggggggagggaatGAATCCATATATATAGGGCAAGCATCATCTACAAATGTGTAATTTCTTAAACTACGACGACTTAAAAGAATTTGAGGTACATCCAATATAAATTTCACAGGCTACGTGCCAGCAAGCTATCTGTCGTTGGATAGAGAAAAAGTACCAAAGGGGCCACCAAATACCTAAAAGACCGGCAAgacttttaaatataataaagtaAATTCTGCAgatatatatatgctagcttaatatatataatagctaGATCCACttaaaaggaaaatggaaaaaatggtAATACTAGATGATTTTGAGGAGGAGCTGGGCTCATAGGAAGCTGTAGTATTTAAAATGAGGATTTTGTTGTGGTGTTGGTTTTGCTAGACTACTGTAGTTTGTAGTGAGAatgttataagtttttttagaaaattgatAGTTTTGTATTTCTCAATTTGCTTTGAACTCAAGTTTTAGGTAGAAACATGAGTACGTTGtaatctctattttattatatatacttGATTGATTGGATTTgtcatgtaaatttttttttttatctagaATACTTAAGGATTTAATTTTCATGTAACTTTTACGTTTTCTTGTGTGTTTCTCTCTTGGTATTTGATTAATTgcttgtgtgattttttttttttcttctatttgttgCTTGAGATATTAATTTAACTCAAACATAGACGGTAGTATATATGGCCCAACATTCCAATGATCATCTCTATATATACCTACAGCAATCCAAGGATTACAAATGCTTAATAATTAACGCAAATTACCAAAGCCTCACAATTCGTAAAAATGGCCGGAATAAGATCGATCATCTCTCAATTTGAAATGAAATTGATACTATCACTCGCATGTTACAATTATCTCATTTTTGTGTTTAATTAGACTTTAGAGAGGAGATTTCATAAGCTAGCATACGTTACAATTATAGATGGATaaagttttataaagaaattaatCAAACGCAACATTGAGGAAAAACCGGACTTATTAAAGCATAtataactgatttaattaagcattaaaagAACTAAGATGCATGGGATAATCAAACTTACATGGCTGGCAAggatatatagaaaaatattgAATAGAGCTTTAGTCCATACTCTTCTAGCGTATTTGACACTCTTGATATGTTTCTTCCATGATAGGTAGATTCGAAGAACTCTCGGCACATATTGCAAGAGAAGAAAGAGGTTTAGGAGCATCATccttattctaaaaattttcGGTCTTGtcatttttgagaaaaaaattggaACCAAAACCTGTACAAAATACAACGAGCATGCGTAAGATCTACTTAATACAGGGAAAGAAATTgctgaaaaagaaaacccacTAACCAAATTGCTGAAAAGGACCCTTATGTTCGAAAACCAAAGCCACGCACCCATTAAACCTTCCAACTCAATTATCTTTTCTTCATGCAAGCCCCTTATTTAAGTGCATACAAATATATAGATCGAGCTGGGGGGACCTTACAATTAAAATGTAACTATAATAGACAATCTAAACTCATATGAAATCAACTAGCTAGTTGAATGTGGGTCACCTTATAATTTACGCTCTAATAGTCTAATATATTAAAAGTGACCCAGGCTTAAAGATGAGCCAAATGATGAACTGAACATGATCGATCAATACCCCAAAGCCCTTTAATTTTGGAGTACTGGGAGCGAATCCACGTATCTTATGCTCATGCAGCTCAACATAGTGTACGTAATATCACTATGATAGAATTCCTCCATGCATATTTAAACTTGAAAGACAAAATCacaacaacaaccaaaaaaaaaaaaaagttttagaaGCAGATCGAAAGGTCTCCCTTACCTGTGGGATTGGAAGAAGAGCGAGGATGTCAATTGCGAAGTACGACCTCAAATACCTCTTTATTATTTGccgaggctgctgatcatcTAGATTTAACCCAGTTCGTCCCTGTCTACGACTAAAGTATCCCAAAATGATATTTCCAACATAAATCATATCGAAGAACGATCGTAAACAAATAGCTGTGAGCATCAGTCTTTCATCTGACTTAAGACACTTGTCATCTTGGTTGATCACAGGAATGTACAAAAACAAAGGATCCACACATAGTACTGAAATCCCAAACAACACTATTAACTTCCAATGCCAATTAAACATGGAAGCTTCCTTCAGTTCATCCAGCTGGCTACCAGATTGCTTCTCAAAATCCAAGTTCCTGATCGAGCAGAAtacaacaatcaaataattgagtacttaatatttttatatcattttctttcttcaacaGAGAGCCCCGCGTGTAACACACGTACGTACAACACATTTTGCTTCTATTTTACTGGCAAGTGGCCGGCAACCACATTTTCTaacaatattaatattatattttttaacattttaaattattttagagTAGCGAAAATTGTTAAATAGGCTAAAACTTTTCATCATATTAATTTGAGTGCATAtacattcaatatatatatagccgtGCACAAATTCCAAAAACAAaggttaataaaaaataaaaataaaaaaatagacaaaaatagTTTTAGGGTAGATAAATATGTGATAAGTAATATTTtatgaccttttttgtttttttagtattggttttattttatcctCTCAATAGTCACGACAGGAGGTCAGAAATTAACCGTAGtttgaatttaataaatttctCTATAacaagttttttctttatttttttatttcatattttttttttctatttttttgtaagaatgTTTTCACAAAATATAGTTTGTAATTAAGATGCATGCCATAATGGTGCCTTTGATCAGCCATACAAAATCAGTGAAATGATAATTAATTATCAGATGAATTAATGTAgagataataattaattaatactgtAACACATATATACGTACCCGTTTTCTTGCTGGCGCTCACGTTCCCTCCTAATTAAGCTTATCTCACCACAGTCTTGTTGACGCCAGAGTTGACTCATAACTAAAGCTTATCGGTCGGTGATATAATTAATAATGTCCAAAATGAAGAATCAACTTCCACAATACTTCCTGTAGTGCCACAAAAAGCTG is a window of Alnus glutinosa chromosome 4, dhAlnGlut1.1, whole genome shotgun sequence DNA encoding:
- the LOC133866656 gene encoding cyclic nucleotide-gated ion channel 1-like isoform X3, translated to MSQLWRQQDCGEISLIRRERERQQENGNLDFEKQSGSQLDELKEASMFNWHWKLIVLFGISVLCVDPLFLYIPVINQDDKCLKSDERLMLTAICLRSFFDMIYVGNIILGYFSRRQGRTGLNLDDQQPRQIIKRYLRSYFAIDILALLPIPQVLVPIFFSKMTRPKIFRIRMMLLNLFLLLQYVPRVLRIYLSWKKHIKSVKYARRVLGGFWYFFSIERETACWHIAYENHKRNTPSSFKCDPFKNNITLIDDSCPIQTSNTTIFNFGIFLEALQSGIVSSENIPQKIMHCFWWGLRNLSSLGQNLQTSSYFWENCFATFISIYGLLMLLYFIGNAQIYLQKANEEAAEKAKKLEEIERKMGLIKTEIESWMATNQFSNDMKAQIITCVRQKLEENKDFDMERPFSYISKELMTKMRIHLCLPLLKKVPNLENHGENLAERICESLKPKYYNEDSYILREGEPLMMLIITQGSACCFKPSNGENGEGIDSDTQYIEKGDLYGEELLEWGFNRSSSHKKPVPISNKTVKTHSKVLEVFTLTANDLKHLVPMHTRAAFAAKRVFQNFTEKKNENSPKMKNPRAIMPQPRTQ
- the LOC133866656 gene encoding cyclic nucleotide-gated ion channel 1-like isoform X2; the encoded protein is MSQLWRQQDCGEISLIRRERERQQENGNLDFEKQSGSQLDELKEASMFNWHWKLIVLFGISVLCVDPLFLYIPVINQDDKCLKSDERLMLTAICLRSFFDMIYVGNIILGYFSRRQGRTGLNLDDQQPRQIIKRYLRSYFAIDILALLPIPQVLVPIFFSKMTRPKIFRIRMMLLNLFLLLQYVPRVLRIYLSWKKHIKSVKYARRVWTKALFNIFLYILASHVLGGFWYFFSIERETACWHIAYENHKRNTPSSFKCDPFKNNITLIDDSCPIQTSNTTIFNFGIFLEALQSGIVSSENIPQKIMHCFWWGLRNLSSLGQNLQTSSYFWENCFATFISIYGLLMLLYFIGNAQIYLQKANEEAAEKAKKLEEIERKMGLIKTEIESWMATNQFSNDMKAQIITCVRQKLEENKDFDMERPFSYISKELMTKMRIHLCLPLLKKVPNLENHGENLAERICESLKPKYYNEDSYILREGEPLMMLIITQGSACCFKPSNGENGEGIDSDTQYIEKGDLYGEELLEWGFNRSSSHKKPVPISNKTVKTHSKVLEVFTLTANDLKHLVPMHTRAAFAAKRVFQNFTEKKNENSPKMKNPRAIMPQPRTQ
- the LOC133866656 gene encoding cyclic nucleotide-gated ion channel 1-like isoform X1, whose amino-acid sequence is MSQLWRQQDCGEISLIRRERERQQENGNLDFEKQSGSQLDELKEASMFNWHWKLIVLFGISVLCVDPLFLYIPVINQDDKCLKSDERLMLTAICLRSFFDMIYVGNIILGYFSRRQGRTGLNLDDQQPRQIIKRYLRSYFAIDILALLPIPQVLVPIFFSKMTRPKIFRIRMMLLNLFLLLQYVPRVLRIYLSWKKHIKSVKYARRVWTKALFNIFLYILASHVLGGFWYFFSIERETACWHIAYENHKRNTPSSFKCDPFKNNITLIDDSCPIQTSNTTIFNFGIFLEALQSGIVSSENIPQKIMHCFWWGLRNLSSLGQNLQTSSYFWENCFATFISIYGLLMLLYFIGNAQIYLQKANEEAAEKAKKLEEIERKMGLIKTEIESWMATNQFSNDMKAQIITCVRQKLEENKDFDMERPFSYISKELMTKMRIHLCLPLLKKVPNLENHGENLAERICESLKPKYYNEDSYILREGEPLMMLIITQGSACCFKPSNGENGEGIDSDTQYIEKGDLYGEELLEWGFNRSSSHKKPVPISNKTVKTHSKVLEVFTLTANDLKHLVPMHTRAAFAAKRVFQNFTEKKNENSPKMKNPRAIMPQPRTQ